In one window of Nitrospirota bacterium DNA:
- a CDS encoding endonuclease domain-containing protein, which yields MTTLGKALRKRPTDAEQLLWNHLRMKQMEGLKFIRQQPIDKYIVDFVCFENRIIIEVDGGQHAAERNKDIERDAYLQRFGFKVLRFWNNEVLAAIRESCLYHPPLNPLPPREGKRKRGQIYFKSRKINLSPFFHLFIVVHLWHTIFILYIIAKTTSKPQSYVAMPMMTKGTAGTPRPCLTTL from the coding sequence ATAACAACATTGGGGAAAGCCCTCAGGAAAAGACCTACAGATGCGGAACAATTGCTATGGAATCACTTGAGGATGAAACAGATGGAAGGATTGAAATTCATAAGGCAACAGCCTATAGATAAGTACATAGTTGATTTTGTTTGCTTCGAAAACCGCATTATTATTGAAGTGGATGGCGGACAGCATGCGGCAGAAAGAAATAAGGATATAGAAAGAGATGCATACCTTCAACGATTTGGTTTTAAGGTTTTAAGGTTCTGGAATAATGAAGTCTTAGCGGCAATAAGGGAGAGCTGTTTATATCACCCTCCCCTTAATCCCCTCCCGCCAAGGGAGGGGAAGAGGAAAAGGGGACAGATTTATTTTAAATCTAGAAAAATAAATCTGTCACCTTTTTTTCACTTATTCATCGTAGTTCATTTATGGCATACCATCTTTATCCTCTATATAATCGCAAAGACAACAAGCAAACCCCAAAGTTATGTTGCGATGCCAATGATGACTAAAGGAACTGCGGGAACTCCTCGCCCTTGTCTGACTACGTTATAA
- a CDS encoding translocation/assembly module TamB domain-containing protein, whose amino-acid sequence MRRRIAIIVSLGLLAIVAVLILILQSSYLPDKIEKKITPLVEEAIGRRIKFSGSYISLFPFYWQIYNAGLSDPKTGDVLLKSKDITIYISPLKLLLDEVSIKDIRFKEPNLSIIRYSDGKTNLEGLFPEKKPTKWKVVLKKISISKGTIQFNDLLIYKNIVLSAVDCRILPDLDKKLFAGTITAEGSYRDQKISQQGIKMKGDAAVDLKDKKKASIKVSGLNVSTPGGTVLKADGVVAEDGLIDLNGKVALSLKDIAELSGKKKDLHGTVIFTGSVTGTIKEPAVKGNITTDSLSYDKVSYGKVKGELSYKERLLHITKIKGDILNGSVKGDMEVDFRNSIPSYRMQMKAENVQPHKVIERYMADLKVPIEKKGLINADAEVRGEGLNKDTIVGKGWISYKDKNQNISLSGGINKGLDINAGLTGELTDIAGYLHIPHFPLHGIATLNGEVSGVIAKPVISGTIMMSKGVVKDTVFDTVTAGLRLAAGELLLQPVVLRKEDAVYSLYGSIRFRSPEFKDPYFDLKGDISHGNPNDFISIFYKTIPLDMSADGHASINGDSQDLQWFFDLKSSSGAIYNQRFDSSEITFSITKDRVIFDRITLKRGSDIADGKGWLGFSDEYKDEFHADISSERFSIENFDLLNSKTDLLKGSGSFNLSAGGKINNPAIEITMQVPHLFIKDTDTGFARLTMSKDTGDMTVSGQVLNMSYEGNITWEEDAAYKISGHLLESNMAPVLNLINPAFSKKVSVKTSGEVVVEGKIKEPDSLRVSVVLSRFNGVYSDYKIENDGEIKLVYEGKRLTLESVRIKGDGTYFNVTGSLNTNGDNNIFINGEADLRLLSLFTPEIKYSKGNVYIAFLISGELADPSIQGGLAIKDGTVRSTTLRQTLENVNVSIFFNGHEIILESMQGAIGGGGVSGSGKLEFKELNIKEFGIVIEVADAVFRYPEGLESRLDGTFVLQGTQKSKGIKGEISVKKVTYDKNINLRTMVLELQKKKIKVDQPVPVFGDTELNIHISGKKDIWINNNLAKVPLEADLMLKGTIDHPLLFGRVEARDGTFTFSRNPFKVISATADFASPDTIKPVLDIHASTDVREYKIDMRLTGTMDRFNLYLSSDPVLSETDILALMTVGQTAAEAAETMKSVGTVEATAFLAAPIQEKLEGTLQDIIKVDRFQVEPYYSNTSASGGARLTVGKKLLDDRLYVTYTTGITTVEELIKLEYFLGKNVYVVGERDELGRMSGDIKFRFEFR is encoded by the coding sequence TTGAGGAGACGGATTGCGATTATTGTTTCTCTTGGTCTCCTTGCCATTGTTGCTGTCTTAATCCTAATCCTCCAGAGCAGCTACCTTCCTGATAAAATCGAAAAAAAGATTACACCGCTTGTTGAAGAGGCCATCGGCCGCAGGATCAAGTTTTCAGGGTCATACATAAGCCTGTTTCCATTTTACTGGCAGATTTACAATGCCGGTCTATCTGACCCTAAGACCGGTGATGTCCTGCTCAAATCTAAGGACATAACAATTTACATAAGTCCGTTAAAACTCCTTTTAGATGAGGTATCAATAAAGGATATCCGCTTTAAAGAACCGAACCTTTCAATTATCAGATACAGCGATGGCAAGACAAATCTTGAGGGGCTTTTTCCTGAGAAAAAACCTACGAAATGGAAAGTAGTATTGAAAAAGATAAGTATTTCCAAAGGGACAATACAGTTCAATGACCTGCTTATATATAAAAATATTGTACTCAGTGCTGTTGATTGCAGGATACTGCCTGACCTTGATAAAAAGTTGTTTGCCGGTACCATTACGGCGGAAGGGAGTTACAGAGATCAGAAAATATCGCAGCAGGGGATAAAGATGAAGGGTGACGCGGCTGTTGATTTAAAAGATAAAAAGAAGGCATCAATAAAGGTATCCGGCTTAAATGTATCTACACCAGGCGGCACTGTGCTGAAGGCAGATGGTGTTGTAGCTGAAGACGGTTTGATTGACCTTAATGGGAAAGTTGCACTTTCCCTTAAAGATATAGCTGAACTTTCAGGCAAAAAGAAGGACCTTCATGGGACGGTTATTTTTACAGGCAGTGTAACCGGCACTATTAAAGAGCCTGCTGTAAAGGGAAATATAACTACTGACAGCCTGTCTTATGACAAGGTAAGTTACGGGAAAGTAAAGGGAGAGTTGTCATATAAGGAAAGGCTCTTACATATAACCAAAATTAAAGGTGATATTCTGAATGGTTCGGTCAAAGGGGACATGGAGGTAGATTTCAGAAATAGTATTCCTTCTTATCGTATGCAGATGAAGGCAGAGAACGTACAACCCCACAAGGTGATTGAACGCTATATGGCGGATTTGAAGGTTCCGATTGAGAAAAAGGGCCTGATAAATGCAGATGCAGAGGTGCGGGGAGAAGGTCTTAATAAAGATACGATAGTAGGTAAGGGGTGGATTTCATATAAAGACAAAAACCAGAATATTTCCCTGTCAGGCGGTATAAACAAAGGGCTTGATATTAATGCCGGTTTAACAGGGGAACTCACAGACATCGCCGGTTATCTGCATATCCCGCATTTTCCATTGCATGGCATTGCAACTCTTAACGGCGAGGTTTCCGGCGTCATTGCTAAACCTGTCATTAGCGGGACAATAATGATGAGCAAGGGGGTTGTGAAGGACACTGTCTTTGATACTGTTACAGCGGGGCTTAGGCTTGCTGCCGGCGAGCTGTTACTTCAGCCTGTTGTATTAAGGAAAGAGGATGCGGTTTATAGCCTGTATGGCAGTATCCGGTTCCGGTCACCGGAATTTAAAGACCCTTATTTTGACCTTAAAGGTGATATTAGTCATGGAAACCCGAATGACTTTATAAGCATATTCTATAAAACGATTCCATTAGATATGAGTGCAGACGGCCATGCATCAATAAACGGGGATTCACAGGATTTACAGTGGTTTTTTGATCTGAAGAGTTCCTCAGGTGCAATCTATAATCAGCGATTCGATAGCAGTGAGATTACTTTCAGCATAACAAAGGACAGGGTTATATTTGACAGGATAACTCTAAAACGGGGAAGTGATATTGCAGATGGAAAGGGATGGTTAGGTTTCAGTGATGAGTATAAGGATGAGTTTCATGCAGATATTTCTTCAGAAAGATTCAGCATCGAAAACTTTGACCTGCTTAACAGCAAGACTGATTTATTAAAAGGCTCCGGGTCATTTAACCTGTCGGCAGGAGGCAAGATCAATAATCCTGCAATAGAAATAACTATGCAGGTACCTCACCTGTTTATCAAAGATACGGATACAGGTTTTGCAAGACTTACTATGTCAAAAGATACAGGTGATATGACGGTGAGCGGACAGGTGCTTAATATGTCTTATGAAGGAAATATTACTTGGGAGGAAGATGCGGCTTATAAGATTTCAGGCCATCTGTTGGAAAGCAATATGGCACCGGTGTTGAATCTGATAAACCCCGCTTTTTCGAAGAAGGTTTCTGTTAAGACAAGCGGAGAGGTGGTTGTTGAAGGAAAGATAAAAGAACCTGATTCATTGCGTGTCAGTGTTGTCTTGTCACGGTTTAACGGTGTTTACAGTGATTACAAGATAGAGAATGACGGAGAGATAAAGCTGGTTTATGAGGGTAAAAGGCTTACCCTTGAATCTGTCAGGATAAAAGGCGACGGGACCTATTTCAATGTAACAGGAAGCCTGAATACTAACGGAGATAATAATATTTTTATTAACGGAGAGGCAGACCTCAGGCTGCTTTCTTTATTTACACCTGAGATTAAATACAGTAAGGGGAATGTTTACATAGCCTTTTTAATAAGCGGGGAACTTGCAGACCCCTCTATTCAGGGCGGTCTGGCAATAAAAGACGGGACAGTAAGGAGCACGACATTAAGGCAAACACTTGAGAATGTGAATGTATCAATCTTTTTTAATGGCCATGAGATTATTCTTGAATCAATGCAGGGTGCAATAGGAGGCGGAGGGGTTAGCGGATCAGGAAAGCTGGAGTTTAAGGAATTGAATATCAAGGAATTCGGTATTGTCATTGAGGTTGCGGATGCCGTATTCCGTTATCCCGAAGGGCTTGAATCAAGGTTAGACGGGACATTTGTATTGCAGGGCACGCAAAAGTCTAAGGGTATAAAGGGTGAGATAAGCGTAAAAAAGGTTACTTATGACAAGAATATAAATCTCAGGACTATGGTGCTTGAACTTCAGAAGAAAAAGATAAAGGTTGACCAGCCTGTCCCTGTGTTCGGTGATACTGAGCTTAATATTCACATCAGCGGAAAAAAAGATATATGGATAAACAATAACCTTGCTAAAGTCCCGCTTGAGGCAGACCTGATGCTTAAAGGTACAATTGATCACCCGCTTCTTTTTGGAAGGGTAGAGGCCCGTGATGGTACATTCACTTTCAGCAGGAATCCATTTAAGGTTATCTCTGCAACAGCAGATTTCGCAAGCCCGGATACTATAAAACCTGTGCTTGATATTCATGCCTCAACAGATGTAAGAGAATACAAAATAGACATGAGACTTACAGGGACAATGGACAGGTTTAACCTTTATTTAAGCTCTGACCCTGTACTAAGCGAGACAGATATACTTGCCCTGATGACAGTGGGCCAGACAGCAGCAGAGGCCGCAGAGACGATGAAGTCAGTCGGCACAGTAGAGGCAACCGCATTCCTCGCCGCACCTATTCAGGAAAAATTAGAAGGGACATTGCAGGACATTATTAAAGTAGACAGATTCCAGGTAGAGCCATATTATTCAAACACCTCCGCCTCCGGCGGCGCCCGTCTCACAGTCGGAAAAAAACTGTTGGATGACCGGCTCTATGTGACATACACCACCGGCATTACCACAGTAGAAGAACTAATAAAACTCGAATACTTCCTCGGAAAAAACGTCTATGTAGTCGGCGAGCGGGACGAACTCGGCAGGATGAGCGGGGATATTAAGTTCAGGTTTGAGTTTAGATAG
- a CDS encoding restriction endonuclease, which produces MKTVETYSHLNGLEFLLVHKPKLWKEIQSVISTVDAEKCKTKVSKEKTMKGKLLYSPIEMNSEFNRLLRIKDWQESRVSYWVTKSEKLIRKTLTLPPDEQKKEIETAGDTPIFSYNQTDFVKDRVAVEVQFGKYSFVAYDLFVKHLAFYIGDRIDVGIEILPMKSLQSQMSSGVAYYEGELYNVVRQGRGVPAVPLVIIGIAT; this is translated from the coding sequence ATGAAAACCGTTGAAACTTATTCCCACTTAAATGGTCTTGAATTCCTGCTTGTTCATAAGCCGAAATTATGGAAAGAAATACAGTCTGTCATTTCCACTGTGGATGCGGAAAAATGCAAGACCAAGGTATCCAAAGAAAAGACAATGAAGGGTAAACTACTTTACAGTCCAATTGAAATGAATTCCGAATTCAATAGGCTATTGCGTATCAAAGACTGGCAGGAAAGCCGGGTCAGTTATTGGGTAACTAAGAGTGAAAAACTGATTAGGAAGACACTCACCTTGCCGCCTGACGAGCAGAAGAAGGAAATCGAGACGGCCGGTGATACACCGATATTCAGTTACAACCAGACGGACTTTGTCAAAGACCGGGTTGCAGTCGAAGTCCAGTTCGGCAAGTATTCCTTTGTGGCCTACGACCTATTCGTAAAGCATCTCGCCTTTTATATCGGTGACAGGATTGATGTCGGCATTGAGATTCTCCCCATGAAATCCCTTCAATCACAGATGAGCTCCGGCGTTGCCTATTACGAGGGCGAGCTTTATAACGTAGTCAGACAAGGGCGAGGAGTTCCCGCAGTTCCTTTAGTCATCATTGGCATCGCAACATAA
- a CDS encoding ATP-binding protein: MEFVKRDILNVVLDRLRHDNVLAITGARQTGKTTLCENLIPESLNKPFTYISFDDPDERIRFQNSAISILESIEAPMIILDEVQKVPFIFDSLKFVIDKQNRKKGTAKKVFILTGSSQLMLLKNISESLAGRIAFLNLYPFSISEVTGIGLPPILTKIWEVSRITKKGIERFHTLQPELVRLAIQRRDEHISWGGYPVVWQRKEDADKVNWLKDYRKTYIERDISDVGQVANIDTFVLTQKLLCARTGQILSISEVARDSALAVNTVKRYIGLMTMSYQAFIVPPYHENIGKRLIKSPKIYFPDAGLIKVISGEMTINAGAAYESWICSELMKWKQLQAVEPDIFFYRTGSGMEVDFLLTGKGIIIPIEVKSSAKVLYEDARSLASFMEQYKKVSPVGIIVYRGREFKEVRKDIWAIPDWYLLGGL, from the coding sequence ATGGAATTTGTAAAACGGGACATACTCAATGTGGTGCTTGACAGGCTGAGGCATGACAATGTCCTTGCCATTACCGGCGCCCGGCAGACAGGAAAAACCACTTTATGCGAAAACCTAATCCCTGAGTCCCTGAACAAGCCTTTTACTTATATATCCTTCGATGACCCTGATGAAAGGATTCGTTTCCAGAATTCCGCTATTTCCATACTGGAATCTATTGAGGCCCCTATGATTATTCTCGATGAAGTGCAAAAGGTGCCGTTCATTTTTGATTCTTTGAAGTTTGTTATTGATAAGCAGAATCGGAAAAAAGGTACTGCTAAAAAGGTCTTCATCCTTACAGGGTCGTCTCAATTGATGCTTCTGAAAAATATCAGCGAGTCCCTGGCCGGCAGAATTGCGTTTCTGAACCTGTATCCCTTTTCTATTTCTGAGGTGACCGGCATTGGGCTGCCCCCGATCCTCACTAAGATATGGGAAGTATCCCGGATAACGAAAAAGGGCATTGAACGTTTCCATACATTGCAGCCTGAATTGGTGCGTCTTGCTATTCAGAGGAGGGATGAGCACATTTCGTGGGGCGGGTATCCTGTTGTGTGGCAAAGAAAGGAAGATGCGGACAAGGTTAATTGGCTTAAAGACTATAGAAAGACTTATATAGAAAGAGACATATCTGACGTAGGGCAGGTGGCAAACATAGATACCTTTGTACTGACGCAAAAGCTCCTGTGTGCTCGCACAGGGCAGATACTTAGTATCAGCGAAGTTGCACGGGATTCGGCACTTGCAGTGAACACGGTAAAACGCTATATAGGTCTGATGACCATGTCCTATCAGGCATTTATAGTACCGCCGTACCATGAAAATATAGGTAAGCGGCTTATTAAAAGCCCAAAGATTTATTTTCCGGACGCAGGTCTTATTAAGGTAATTTCCGGAGAGATGACTATAAATGCCGGGGCTGCCTATGAGAGTTGGATTTGCTCTGAACTAATGAAATGGAAACAGCTTCAGGCTGTGGAGCCGGACATTTTCTTTTATCGAACCGGCTCAGGTATGGAGGTAGATTTTTTATTGACTGGGAAAGGGATAATAATACCCATAGAGGTAAAGTCATCTGCGAAAGTGTTATATGAAGACGCCAGGAGCCTTGCATCTTTCATGGAGCAGTATAAAAAGGTATCTCCTGTCGGAATAATCGTATACAGGGGAAGGGAATTTAAGGAGGTTAGGAAAGATATATGGGCGATACCGGACTGGTATCTTCTTGGCGGGCTTTAA
- a CDS encoding UPF0175 family protein, whose protein sequence is MSLNIPEDIILSLKIPKDKIREELLKELAITLYEKHILSFGKSRELAKMSKWEFHDELGRRKIPRHYSEKELEEDIKFAGETCHK, encoded by the coding sequence ATATCCCTAAATATACCGGAAGATATTATCCTTTCACTCAAGATACCAAAAGATAAGATTCGTGAAGAACTGTTGAAAGAATTGGCCATAACCCTCTATGAAAAACACATACTATCTTTTGGAAAGTCAAGAGAATTGGCTAAGATGAGTAAATGGGAATTTCATGATGAACTTGGCAGGCGAAAGATTCCAAGACACTATTCAGAGAAGGAACTTGAAGAGGATATAAAATTTGCCGGAGAAACTTGTCATAAGTAA
- a CDS encoding DUF1844 domain-containing protein, whose product MEEQDKDSFIVKDKRRFTEGAEQEIKAEEKTETQKKEQEQESEIHDHPVEINFASFIFSIASSAFVHLGEEADPISGETRVSLPMAKQTIDVLSILEEKTKGNLTNEEDHLLKNLLYALRMKYVEATAKK is encoded by the coding sequence ATGGAAGAACAAGATAAGGATTCATTTATAGTAAAGGATAAGAGGCGTTTTACTGAGGGTGCTGAACAGGAAATCAAGGCAGAGGAAAAAACTGAGACTCAAAAAAAGGAGCAGGAGCAGGAAAGTGAAATCCATGACCATCCGGTTGAGATTAACTTTGCCTCTTTCATTTTTTCTATTGCCAGTTCGGCCTTTGTCCACCTTGGGGAAGAGGCTGACCCTATAAGCGGGGAAACGAGGGTATCTCTGCCGATGGCAAAGCAGACCATAGATGTACTCTCCATACTTGAGGAAAAGACAAAGGGCAATCTCACCAATGAAGAGGACCATTTACTTAAAAATCTCCTGTATGCACTCAGGATGAAATATGTTGAGGCAACGGCGAAGAAGTGA
- a CDS encoding site-specific DNA-methyltransferase, which yields MLKNKKIIEYFTPSANIVVHPGDCINLLKTIPNETLQLVVTSPPYNIGKEYEKRLKIESYLEQQAAVITECVRCLSPNGSICWQVGNYVDNGAIIPLDMMLYPIFTNLGLRMRNRIIWHFEHGLHCSRRFSGRYETILWFTKTDNYVFNIDPVRVPQKYPGKKYFKGPNAGKYSCNPLGKNPGDLWVIPNVKSNHIEKTEHPCQFPVELIERLVLSMTNEGDWVFDPFLGTGTSIIAALRHKRRGAGAETLPKYVDLAKQRIEKELSGTLRTRPMNKPVYNPVEAGNSLTIPPWTTNQDNDQLVLLEKPDENQRYSAR from the coding sequence ATGCTAAAAAACAAGAAAATAATTGAATACTTTACACCGTCAGCGAATATAGTAGTCCATCCTGGCGACTGCATTAATTTGTTGAAAACCATTCCCAATGAAACGTTGCAACTGGTAGTCACATCACCGCCGTACAACATTGGAAAAGAATATGAGAAACGTCTCAAAATAGAATCCTATCTTGAGCAACAAGCCGCCGTCATAACCGAATGTGTTCGTTGCCTATCTCCAAACGGTAGCATTTGTTGGCAAGTCGGGAACTATGTTGATAATGGGGCCATCATTCCACTTGACATGATGCTTTATCCGATTTTCACGAATCTTGGTTTAAGGATGCGTAATCGGATAATATGGCACTTTGAGCATGGACTGCATTGCAGCCGCCGCTTTTCCGGACGATATGAAACCATTTTATGGTTCACCAAAACAGATAATTATGTATTCAACATAGACCCAGTCAGGGTTCCTCAGAAATACCCGGGTAAAAAATACTTCAAAGGGCCAAATGCAGGAAAGTATTCCTGCAACCCGCTTGGAAAGAACCCCGGGGATTTATGGGTAATCCCCAACGTTAAAAGCAACCACATTGAAAAAACAGAACATCCGTGCCAGTTCCCGGTTGAACTTATTGAACGCCTTGTTCTATCAATGACTAATGAGGGGGATTGGGTATTTGATCCGTTTCTTGGTACCGGAACATCAATTATAGCTGCCCTACGCCACAAGCGGCGTGGCGCAGGTGCAGAGACACTTCCAAAATATGTTGATTTGGCAAAACAAAGAATTGAAAAAGAACTTTCCGGAACTTTAAGAACCCGCCCCATGAACAAACCCGTATATAATCCGGTTGAGGCAGGGAACAGTTTGACAATTCCACCGTGGACAACAAACCAGGATAATGATCAACTCGTGTTGTTGGAAAAACCTGATGAAAATCAGAGGTACTCAGCTCGATGA
- a CDS encoding PstS family phosphate ABC transporter substrate-binding protein, protein MKKIIASLAAGSIVVMSTMAYAAQIIKIDGSSTVFPITEAVAEEFQKVVKGQTKVTVGISGTGGGFKKFCAGETDISDASRPIKPSEVELCKKNDIEYIELPVAYDGLAVMVNPKNNWVDYMTVKELKKIWEPAAQGKIKKWNQIRPNWPDKEIHLFGPGVDSGTYDYFTEAVVGKEHSSRGDYTSSEDDNVLVQGIATDTSALGFFGVAYFENNKDRLKLVAIDDENDANGKGPFLPEYDNVVNGIYQPLARPLFIYVNRKTADKTEVKNFVDFYLKNSGTLSKEVGYISLPAKAYDLVLRRFEKHTTGSVFGGHGSEVGVKIEQLLQKE, encoded by the coding sequence ATGAAAAAAATAATAGCAAGTCTGGCAGCAGGGAGCATAGTAGTTATGTCTACAATGGCTTATGCTGCACAGATAATTAAAATAGACGGTTCATCCACAGTTTTTCCAATAACAGAGGCAGTGGCAGAAGAATTCCAGAAAGTTGTAAAAGGTCAGACTAAGGTAACAGTCGGTATATCCGGTACGGGCGGCGGTTTTAAAAAGTTCTGTGCCGGTGAGACAGATATTAGTGATGCCTCAAGGCCGATAAAACCATCTGAGGTTGAACTCTGCAAAAAGAATGACATAGAGTACATCGAACTACCGGTTGCTTATGATGGATTAGCTGTGATGGTCAATCCAAAAAACAACTGGGTTGATTATATGACAGTGAAAGAATTAAAAAAGATATGGGAGCCGGCAGCCCAGGGAAAGATTAAGAAGTGGAATCAGATCCGCCCGAACTGGCCGGATAAGGAGATTCACCTGTTCGGCCCAGGGGTTGATTCAGGCACCTATGATTACTTCACAGAGGCCGTAGTAGGAAAGGAACATTCAAGCCGCGGTGACTATACATCAAGTGAAGATGACAATGTCCTTGTTCAGGGTATTGCTACAGATACCTCTGCTCTTGGTTTCTTTGGCGTGGCATACTTTGAAAATAACAAAGACAGGTTAAAACTAGTGGCCATTGATGATGAGAATGATGCAAATGGTAAAGGTCCGTTTTTACCGGAATATGACAATGTAGTAAACGGCATCTACCAGCCTCTGGCAAGGCCCTTATTTATCTATGTAAACAGGAAGACTGCTGACAAGACAGAGGTAAAGAATTTTGTTGATTTTTATTTGAAAAACAGCGGTACCCTCTCAAAAGAGGTCGGTTATATCTCCCTGCCGGCAAAGGCTTACGATCTCGTCCTCAGGCGGTTTGAGAAACACACAACAGGTTCTGTATTCGGCGGCCACGGTTCTGAGGTTGGCGTAAAGATAGAGCAACTTTTGCAGAAGGAATAA